From a region of the Tamandua tetradactyla isolate mTamTet1 chromosome 10, mTamTet1.pri, whole genome shotgun sequence genome:
- the DPPA4 gene encoding developmental pluripotency-associated protein 4, translating into MTSRFECFLMAREMTPMDEPSLGTVGSTMASLQKGGKEGLEQKGLLWGTFTSHLLPLEMNSPAVPGRPQVEDGLKGPRPKDDKNTNKGLLQWYSNGNLHKLIVMMNAQLDDDTDWADDYIPKSRKAYLSRLNSHFAPPRRASSHTASIQSLKWAGQPQKCSASSLGTLVILRQVVHVGHHEGKLTKLLPSQWNSTEKSGEECVTLRFEPVSVETKEEQRPSSEPSTSGLPKTSAKGTKRKKSKKDDKASCSQENAPGNNSPKPRKKIAIPPLPSKLPPVNLLHRDILRAWCQQLKLSTKGQKLEAYRRICEYAYPNQKDIPVTAKEAKILTQSQRKSLGEMPLEQSEKKNMSSEGTDPSEMAPPPQEGVSAQEKSGLLQGVNTVVVTTSAQEAVLASWTRIAARAGRMEAMESPQEAYGVRWCVVHGRSLPANTDGWVHLQFHAGQAWVPEKQGRVSALFLLPACNFPPPHLEDNMLCPRCVQRFTGNVTAVSAVSSRPFSRMQLDIS; encoded by the exons GGACTAGAGCAGAAAGGACTCTTGTGGGGCACCTTCACATCACACCTGCTTCCCCTGGAGATGAACAGTCCAGCAGTACCTGGCAGACCTCAGGTGGAAGATGGTTTGAAAGGGCCAAGACCAAAGGATGATAAGAACACCAACAAAGGACTACTGCAGTGGTACAG taaTGGAAATCTTCataaattgattgtgatgatgaatgcccAGCTAGATGATGATACTGATTGGGCAGATGAttatatt CCTAAAAGTCGGAAGGCCTACCTATCCAGACTCAATTCACACTTTGCTCCTCCTCGGAGGGCCTCCAGCCACACAGCCTCCATTCAGTCCCTGAAATGGGCTGGGCAGCCTCAGAAGTGTAGTGCCTCGTCACTGGGG ACGCTCGTTATACTAAGGCAGGTAGTGCATGTTGGACACCATGAAGGAAAACTGACCAAGCTCCTCCCTTCCCAGTGGAACTCTACAGAGAAGTCAGGGGAAGAATGCGTGACTCTCAGATTTGAACCTGTGTCagtagaaacaaaagaagaacagCGGCCTTCCAGCGAACCAAGCACATCAGGTTTACCAAAAACCTCAGCTAAGGGCACCAAAcgaaaaaaatccaagaaagatGACAAAG CTTCCTGTTCACAAGAGAATGCACCAGGCAACAACAGCCCAAAACCTCGGAAAAAGATAGCAATTCCTCCATTACCATCTAAATTGCCACCTGTCAACCTGCTTCACCGAGACATCCTGCGGGCTTGGTGCCAGCAGTTAAAGCTAAGCACCAAAGGACAG AAATTAGAAGCATATAGGCGAATCTGTGAATATGCTTACCCAAATCAAAAG GATATTCCTGTCACAGCGAAGGAGGCCAAGATCCTGACACAGTCTCAAAGAAAATCACTGGGGGAAATGCCTCTGGAACAATCggagaaaaaaaacatgtcttctGAGGGCACTGATCCTTCGGAAATGGCTCCTCCACCCCAGGAGGGAGTATCTGCCCAGGAGAAATCTGGTCTTCTTCAGGGAGTGAACACAGTTGTGGTGACAACTTCAGCCCAGGAGGCTGTCTTGGCCTCCTGGACGAGAATTGCAGCCAGGGCTGGGAGGATGGAAGCCATGGAATCGCCCCAGGAGGCCTATG GTGTCAGGTGGTGTGTGGTACATGGAAGAAGTCTCCCtgcaaacacagatggctgggTTCACTTGCAATTTCATGCTGGACAAGCTTGGGTCCCTGAAAAACAAGGGAGAGTGAGTGCCCTCTTCCTGTTACCTGCCTGCAATTTTCCACCTCCACACCTGGAAGACAATATGTTATGCCCCAGATGTGTTCAAAG GTTTACGGGTAATGTCACTGCTGTTTCAGCTGTGTCCTCTCGTCCATTTTCAAGGATGCAACTTGACATTTCTTGA